From the genome of Syngnathoides biaculeatus isolate LvHL_M chromosome 4, ASM1980259v1, whole genome shotgun sequence:
GGACGTAATCTGGTTattgaataactttttttgtctCTAGCGTCACGTCACCACCGCCCAACCTCATACGgaatggaaaaaacaaatgacatcaCGTCATAGTCCATATTAGGAGAGGCGGGTAAACCCATGTATGGCACTTCCGCCCGGAAGTGGTGCTGCGTGGGATGGTAAACAAGGCGGGGCTTGCTTGCCGTTTGTTAAGTTATGTTACGTTGCAAGTGGAAACGCTTTCAAGTCAGTCGCTGCAACTCACGGGAACAAGTACTGGACTCAACTTTCTTGAAGGACAGCTCGCGGTCTAATTTGGCCCTTTTCTGCatgatatacatatatttttgttttctttgagatTATTTGggaggtgtttgtttttttatttaccttttcCGATCATGACGTCAGTCGGCGAGCCTTTAGAAATAAACATCCCGGAGCTGGTTCGCCTCCTCGGGGAGCGCACCCCCGCCGGCTGCGTGGTCCTGGACTGCAGACCTTTCCCGGACTTCTCGCTGGGGCACATCACCGAGTCCCGGAACGTCAACTGGAACTCGGCGCTGCGGCGCAGGTCCAAGGGCGCCGAGGTGGCCCTGGACTGGCTGATCCCGGACAAGACGCTGCTGGGCCGGCTGCGGTCGGAGCCGACGGTCGTGGTCGTGGTCGACCAGGGCGGCCGCTCGGTCGGAGACCTCAAGGCGGACAGCGTGGCCCAAATGTTGCTCGCGGCCCTGCCAAACGAAGTCCGCGCGCAAAGTTGCTTCCTGAAAGGTGAGAACGTCTTTTagtcatttttgtttacaaGAACAGACGGGGCCTCGTGGTTCTCCAATCTTTTTGACACCGACCGCAATTAAAGTAGTAGTCGGTTCATCAAAAATGGAGCAGAAGTTTCATTCCTAAAGGACGTGTTGAACATTATTCTAAATCGCTGTAACATGGTTTAGtttggggaggggaaaaaactgtagttagtttttcaaatcaaatgtgtTGAGAGTAAAAGTTccgtatgtcgtaccagggcagcgccGACTTCTGGAGGAAAATTCTTTGTGTCTTCTACACACTAGGCCATTAAATATGATTCGGAAAGGTTAAATAAAATTGTCATCAAATTaaagtttggaaaaacaaaacaattacttTTAAAAGACCAAGTGCAAATGTATTATACTCAAtgcaaatgaatttgaaaaggtccccccccccccaacatgagGGCCGTATTCAATATAGTATTTATCACTTCCATGCTGACCAGCAGAGTAAGAATTTCATTGCACGCCGGAAACATATTTGCCTCTTGATAAACACGGTGACGTTTAGGATtaggagggtaaaaaaaaaaaaaaaacaaaacaaaacaaaccccaCATCCTGCATTGGGGGTCCTTACACAGAAAAGGATGAGAAGAAACTCAAGTTTCatgcccccgccccctccacacccgcacatgaaaacaaatcattttcacCCACCGTGATCTACGCATGACGTACGGTGGAAGATGTAAGACTGTGACGTCCGTTTTAGGTGGATTTGAGGGCTTCTCAGAGGCCTACACAGAGCTCTGCTTCAGGAAAAAGTTCTCCGCAGCGGAATCGGAGCCACCGGTCAGCTCGGGCCGGAAGACGCCGGCGTACGATCGGGTTAAATAACATCAAATCGGGCCAAAATGGATCAATATACCCGAGCGAGTCGTCAGCCTTCTTCCTTTTTGAATTGCGGGACGGCCCCGTAGAACTGTTGCCTTTCCTGTTTTTGGGCAGCGCCGTGGCGAGACCCTCACGTCGGCCGTGCTCAACGTGTCCTCCTCGTGCCCCAACGTCTTCGAGGGGGAGTTCCGGTACCCGCGCCTCAGCGTGGGGGGACAGCCTGGCCGCGGACATCCGAGCCCGCTTCTCCGCGGCCATCGCCTTTGTCGGTGGGGGTTACCACGAGTGTGAGCGCAAATCAAAACGGGCAGAGAGAGTCTCTTAGCTAAACAAGCAGGGTGAAGTTTCAACATCAACGTGGCGCCTAAAtagaagtttctttcggcttgtccctttcggggtcgccacagcgtgtcatctcagatgtttggcacaatttttacgccggatgcccttcctgacgcaacccttctcagggagtggaggccccagtgggatacgaacccacaacccctggttttcaaaccagtgctctaaccactgagctatggggcctccaacATGGCGCCTAAAtatgctttcaaaaaaaaaaaaaaaactcaatactCTCGTGGAGTCATTTCAGACACCGTAACTTTTAGCACAGTTTGAGCATTTCATTCAGTATTACGAGAAAACGTAGTTTACTTTGTGAATCGGCGGCTcacctggaaagtgttggcctcacagtcctgagggccggggttcaaatcccggccacccTTGTGCGGAGTTGCCACGTTCTCCCCGTCGGTGCGTTGCTTTTCTGCACTTTCCTCCCGcgcgtcccaaaaacacgcgacactAATTTAACACTCAAAATTGCGCCGTTGATGTGATTGCGAGTGGAGCGGTTTGtctgcctcgatgtgccctgcgattggctggcggccggttgacagctgggattgtgaggataagcagctaagaaaatggatggatggatggatggaaggacacTTTGTGAATCCCTGCTGTAGTTCAAAATAGGGGCTGATTCCAGGATCAGAGGTTAAAGGTTAAAGGGTGCTCACCTCCTGGCCAAGCATGAGAAATGGCACCTTTTGTACATTTCAGCGCATTTTGAGCTCCTTTCTCGGTTAAAATCTGTCACTAAGGAGGAAAAGATTGGAATCATCAAATAAATATAGTTCTGGGTGAGATGACTTATTTGGATACAAAAGGACCTTTGACCTTTTTTAGGGGTGTATTGAACAGAACCTTTTTCAAATACACAAATGCAATATTATTATAAAAACAAGCAATTGATTTCGGCATTTTCCTGAACAAAAACTCTTGCTTCATTTTTCCTTCACGCGACAGACAGTCACAGATgggaaaatgtcatttaaaaaaacaacgttCCTTAGTTTCCGTTTCCATGACATCAGAATTTCAGTCGGAGCAAAAAGAAAGCAACTCCGCTGTGCCTTCACCCCCAGATGCCGCGAAGCTGCCCGGGGGCCCGAGTGCTGGTCCACTGCCAAGCGGGGATCATCCCGCTCGGCCACCACCTGCCTGGCCTACCCGATGCACGCCCGGCGGGTTCGGCTGGACGAGGCCTCGGACTTGGTCCCCCAACCTGGCGTTCACGGGGCAGCTGCTGCAGTTTGAAACGGACGTCATGTGTCGGGGCTGACACTAGAAAAATCGCGTGGACGCGAGGCGTGTCGCCAAAGTCCCGGGACCGGCGTCACGGGCGGAGTGATTCGGGAGGCCGGGGAACTGCGGGATGCTCAGCGCACGGAGAAGCGGCCACGCAATGTCTTTGGAAGTGCTTTTGGGACGCCAGGCGCACAACGTTTCAGACACGCCTCATACATTTTGGTATTAGCGCAAATGAACGTGCGGCGATGCTGCCGTCgctgcacaatattgtgcaCAAAGCAAACATGTAAATAACACTTTTGTATTTATTGCTATTGTGGATGACGGCCGAGTTTGTTGGCACGTCAGCAAATCAACTTTATacttggagaaaaattcctgctgatcttttgttttttaaggggtgggggggggggtgtcaaataaaaaaaaaaaaaagctttgtgaaCCCATTCACTCTTTGTTTTTACTGTATAATGTACATAAAAATATGGATCAGTGTGGATGGCAGAAGTTTAAAGGACTGCTCGTTCTCGActtaaaaatagttttgtttaaaaaaagaaaaaagaaattcccaAGAGTCACACGAGTATTGTCCCTGAGGCAATGTTGCTCAGCAATACACGGTGAAGCATATTGGTCACTTTCAAgttatttcagttttcatttttggaccATTTTTGTCGTAAAGAACGCCGTAGTGGACTTTGTGTGAAACAAGCGGGCGGCGGGTTTTGTTGTGTTCTGGGGCCGCTTTGGGAAATCTTGAATCAGGTGCAACTAAATCCTAAAAGGGTTCAGGC
Proteins encoded in this window:
- the dusp2 gene encoding LOW QUALITY PROTEIN: dual specificity protein phosphatase 2 (The sequence of the model RefSeq protein was modified relative to this genomic sequence to represent the inferred CDS: inserted 3 bases in 2 codons; deleted 3 bases in 3 codons) produces the protein MTSVGEPLEINIPELVRLLGERTPAGCVVLDCRPFPDFSLGHITESRNVNWNSALRRRSKGAEVALDWLIPDKTLLGRLRSEPTVVVVVDQGGRSVGDLKADSVAQMLLAALPNEVRAQSCFLKGGFEGFSEAYTELCFRKKFSAAESEPPVSSGRKTPAYDRDGPVELLPFLFLGSAVXETLTSAVLNVSSSCPNVFEGEFRYPRLSVGDSLAADIRARFSAAIAFVDAAKLPGGRVLVHCQAGISRSATTCLAYPMHARRVRLDEASDLXSPNLAFTGQLLQFETDVMCRG